One Clostridium sp. CM027 genomic window carries:
- a CDS encoding single-stranded DNA-binding protein, whose product MDNVMLNNKIYLEGKVVSELKFSHEMYGEGFYVFDFEVWRLSETTDILTITISERLIAGMNITIGNEFIVEGQLRSYNKFVDGSNRLILTVFARDIKICEEHSKNPNQIFLDGYICKSPVYRTTPFGREIADMLLAVNRLYNKSDYIPTIAWGRNSRFCKSLEVGDNIRIWGRLQSREYQKKLSDDEVIKKVAYEVSISKMEKVAKDGGGTVEADMIDEEQDLEALDVI is encoded by the coding sequence ATGGATAATGTTATGTTAAATAACAAGATTTATTTAGAAGGAAAGGTAGTATCTGAATTGAAATTCAGTCATGAAATGTATGGAGAAGGCTTTTATGTATTTGATTTTGAGGTTTGGAGACTTAGTGAAACAACAGATATTTTAACTATAACAATTTCTGAAAGATTAATTGCAGGTATGAATATTACAATAGGAAATGAGTTTATAGTTGAAGGTCAACTTAGATCTTACAATAAATTCGTTGACGGATCTAACCGATTAATATTAACGGTATTTGCTAGAGATATTAAAATTTGTGAAGAACACAGTAAGAATCCAAATCAAATATTTTTAGATGGATATATTTGCAAGAGTCCAGTGTATAGGACAACTCCGTTTGGGAGAGAGATTGCGGACATGCTTTTAGCAGTTAACAGATTGTATAATAAATCTGATTATATACCTACAATTGCTTGGGGACGAAATTCTAGGTTTTGTAAAAGTCTTGAAGTAGGAGATAATATAAGAATATGGGGAAGACTTCAGAGTAGAGAATATCAAAAGAAATTATCAGATGACGAAGTTATAAAGAAAGTGGCATATGAAGTCTCTATATCAAAGATGGAAAAGGTTGCTAAAGATGGTGGGGGCACTGTAGAAGCGGATATGATTGATGAAGAGCAGGACCTTGAAGCTCTAGACGTTATATAG
- the pdaB gene encoding polysaccharide deacetylase family sporulation protein PdaB yields the protein MNYIKKKLIVFCAIFIVILSIIGVYNLKTKGAFLGEQRKLPIYSVDTKEKKVAISFDANWGDDRTDDILKILDKYNAKATFFIVGAWLDQYPDRVKTMHQKGHEIGNHSNKHPIMTTISKERMNKEITTTDAKIMAITGKETTLFRCPSGEYNNLVIETVESTNHYCIQWDADSIDWKEQGAEIEYNRIIKKTKPGSILLFHNNAKYTPENLEKILKHFKAQGYKFVKISDLIYKKNYYINESGKQIQK from the coding sequence ATGAATTACATAAAAAAAAAATTAATAGTATTTTGTGCGATTTTCATTGTGATTTTATCAATTATAGGTGTTTATAACTTAAAAACTAAGGGTGCGTTTTTGGGTGAGCAACGTAAATTACCAATTTACTCCGTAGATACTAAAGAGAAAAAGGTTGCGATCTCTTTTGATGCAAACTGGGGCGATGATAGAACAGATGATATATTAAAAATATTAGATAAGTACAATGCTAAAGCAACGTTTTTTATAGTGGGAGCGTGGCTAGACCAGTATCCGGATAGGGTAAAGACGATGCATCAAAAAGGTCATGAAATAGGAAACCATTCCAATAAGCATCCTATAATGACTACAATATCCAAGGAGAGAATGAACAAAGAAATAACCACCACAGATGCTAAAATAATGGCTATAACAGGGAAAGAAACAACCCTTTTTAGATGCCCATCTGGAGAATATAATAATTTAGTAATTGAAACCGTAGAATCAACAAATCATTATTGTATTCAATGGGATGCAGATAGTATTGATTGGAAAGAGCAGGGGGCAGAAATTGAGTATAATAGAATAATTAAAAAGACTAAGCCGGGCTCCATACTTTTATTTCACAATAATGCAAAGTATACCCCTGAAAATTTAGAAAAAATTTTAAAACATTTTAAGGCTCAAGGCTATAAATTTGTAAAAATATCAGATCTTATATACAAAAAAAACTATTATATAAATGAATCAGGAAAACAAATACAAAAATAA
- a CDS encoding small, acid-soluble spore protein, alpha/beta type, which produces MGKTPLKKVIKAKLRTNKELTKNEMLRESLKYEIAEELGLTEKIDVDGWSGLTAEETGRIGGLMTKRKKAINLPKNKDF; this is translated from the coding sequence ATGGGTAAAACACCTTTGAAAAAAGTTATAAAAGCTAAGTTAAGAACAAATAAAGAGTTAACTAAAAACGAAATGCTAAGAGAATCGTTAAAATATGAAATAGCGGAAGAATTAGGATTAACAGAAAAGATAGATGTGGATGGTTGGAGTGGATTAACAGCAGAAGAAACAGGAAGAATTGGAGGCTTAATGACAAAAAGAAAGAAAGCCATAAATCTCCCTAAAAACAAAGATTTTTAA
- a CDS encoding pyridoxal phosphate-dependent aminotransferase — translation MNNLFSKNVSNVEISGIRKFFNKVPQVEGAISLTLGQPDFPVPKNIKKAMIQAINENKTEYTTNAGIPELRHEISNFLCGTGINYSADEITVTVGGSEALLCTFAAFLNVGDKVLVPTPAYPAYESCVKIFGAEVVNYKLNSDFTINFETLNKLINEENPKILVMSHPSNPTGATLTLFERNKLFQILKEKNIYIISDEIYSSLCYEKYYSLAQIDELRNKVILVGGFSKMFSMTGLRVGYVCASKYIMDNIMKVHQYNVSCAASISQWGACEGLLSSMNDVNNMKVEFERRKDYVYKRLKQMGMDTTIPKGAFYIFPSITKFSMSSEEFCNRLLNEGKVAVVPGSAFGTGGEGFIRISYSYSMEVLKEALDRMEKWIKSLPE, via the coding sequence ATGAATAATTTATTTTCAAAAAATGTAAGCAATGTAGAGATTTCTGGAATTAGAAAATTTTTTAATAAGGTTCCACAAGTTGAAGGGGCGATTTCACTGACTCTTGGTCAACCTGATTTTCCAGTGCCTAAAAATATTAAGAAAGCCATGATCCAAGCTATTAATGAAAATAAAACTGAGTATACAACTAATGCAGGTATTCCGGAGCTACGACATGAGATTTCTAATTTTTTATGCGGCACAGGCATCAACTATTCAGCTGATGAAATAACTGTGACTGTTGGTGGAAGTGAGGCACTTCTATGCACATTTGCAGCATTTTTAAATGTTGGAGACAAAGTGCTGGTACCGACTCCAGCTTATCCAGCTTATGAGAGCTGTGTAAAGATTTTTGGAGCAGAAGTAGTTAATTATAAGCTTAACAGTGATTTTACTATTAATTTTGAAACATTAAATAAACTTATTAATGAAGAAAATCCTAAGATTTTAGTGATGTCACATCCGTCTAACCCTACTGGAGCAACATTAACATTATTCGAGCGAAATAAACTTTTTCAAATTCTAAAAGAAAAAAATATTTACATAATAAGTGATGAAATTTATAGCTCATTATGTTATGAAAAATACTATTCATTAGCTCAAATTGATGAATTAAGGAATAAAGTAATTTTGGTGGGTGGATTTTCTAAAATGTTTTCAATGACGGGACTTAGAGTTGGATATGTTTGTGCTAGCAAATATATCATGGATAATATAATGAAAGTACATCAGTATAATGTTTCTTGTGCAGCCTCAATATCTCAATGGGGTGCGTGCGAAGGATTACTTTCTAGCATGAATGATGTAAATAATATGAAAGTGGAGTTTGAGAGGCGAAAAGATTATGTATATAAAAGGTTGAAGCAAATGGGAATGGATACAACTATTCCTAAAGGGGCCTTTTATATATTTCCCTCTATAACAAAATTTTCTATGAGTAGCGAAGAGTTTTGCAACAGACTGTTGAATGAAGGCAAGGTCGCTGTTGTGCCTGGTTCGGCTTTTGGCACCGGAGGAGAAGGTTTCATAAGGATATCATATTCTTATAGTATGGAAGTGTTAAAAGAGGCTTTAGATAGAATGGAAAAGTGGATTAAATCATTACCTGAGTAA
- a CDS encoding YncE family protein, protein MRKLYVCSTSADCISKVNLDLFIEEEKIYLDKKNLKRIGPHGIYIYKNKILTANSYDNSISMVDIDNNETESYFIGMHCNDLSVYDNRAYVICGDSDDIIVFDLDKKTIVEVIPCGNSPHSIYLCKRKNLIIVANMNSDSITIIDCAQNTNIKNIRVGAYPTKALITPDGNYILVCESNIGMDNKGSISIISLKNYNVLYKIPVGNSPVDMYCNEKYCYVSNFGDGTVSILDINNYKEIKKIKIGGMPRGILEDEKYLYVGDNYNNLLIRIDKITENKKAISIGGEPTGMALL, encoded by the coding sequence TAGAAGAAGAAAAAATATATTTGGATAAAAAAAATCTCAAAAGAATTGGTCCTCATGGTATATATATATATAAAAACAAGATATTAACAGCTAATAGTTATGATAATAGTATTTCTATGGTTGATATTGATAATAATGAAACAGAAAGTTATTTTATAGGTATGCATTGTAATGATTTATCAGTTTATGATAATAGGGCATATGTTATTTGTGGAGATTCTGATGATATAATAGTTTTTGATTTAGACAAAAAAACAATTGTAGAAGTAATTCCATGTGGTAACTCACCACATAGTATTTATCTTTGTAAAAGAAAGAACCTTATTATAGTGGCAAATATGAATAGTGACAGCATAACAATAATAGATTGTGCTCAGAATACAAATATTAAAAATATTAGGGTGGGGGCATATCCTACTAAAGCTCTAATTACCCCGGATGGAAATTATATTTTAGTTTGCGAGAGCAATATAGGTATGGACAATAAGGGAAGTATAAGCATTATTTCATTAAAAAACTATAACGTATTATACAAGATACCTGTTGGTAATTCGCCTGTGGACATGTATTGTAATGAAAAATACTGTTATGTATCAAATTTTGGAGATGGCACGGTGAGTATATTAGACATAAATAATTACAAAGAGATAAAAAAAATTAAAATTGGGGGTATGCCTCGGGGAATACTCGAAGATGAAAAATATTTGTATGTAGGTGATAATTATAACAATTTGCTTATTAGAATTGATAAAATTACTGAAAATAAAAAAGCCATCTCTATTGGCGGAGAGCCCACAGGTATGGCACTTTTATAA
- the dapD gene encoding 2,3,4,5-tetrahydropyridine-2,6-dicarboxylate N-acetyltransferase, whose protein sequence is MNYDLTDPYEIARYIKEAKKATPLKLYIDGDLSQCEFGNIESFGNGSFYILFGESNEVSDFLIKYKDRIKKSKLEQDRRNSAIPLIDLKNIDARIEPGAIIRDKVTIGKNAVIMMGAIINIGAEIGDETMVDMNAVVGARGKLGKRVHLGAGAVIAGVLEPPSKSPCEIGDNVLIGANAVILEGVKIGNNSIVAAGSVVVNDVPENVVVAGTPAKIIKNVDSGTKEKTKLLDDLRK, encoded by the coding sequence ATGAACTATGATTTAACCGACCCTTATGAAATTGCAAGATACATAAAAGAAGCTAAAAAGGCAACTCCACTTAAACTCTATATTGATGGAGATTTATCACAATGCGAATTTGGCAATATAGAAAGTTTTGGTAACGGAAGCTTTTATATCCTTTTTGGAGAAAGTAATGAGGTATCAGATTTTCTAATAAAGTATAAAGACAGAATCAAAAAATCCAAACTTGAACAAGACAGACGAAACTCCGCTATTCCTTTGATAGATTTAAAAAATATCGATGCAAGAATTGAACCAGGTGCAATTATACGCGACAAGGTTACCATAGGTAAAAATGCCGTTATAATGATGGGTGCCATAATTAACATAGGTGCTGAAATTGGCGATGAAACTATGGTAGATATGAACGCTGTTGTTGGTGCCAGAGGTAAACTCGGTAAAAGAGTTCATTTAGGTGCAGGTGCAGTAATCGCAGGAGTGTTAGAACCTCCAAGTAAAAGTCCTTGTGAAATTGGAGACAATGTACTAATTGGAGCCAATGCTGTAATTTTAGAAGGAGTAAAAATCGGAAATAATTCTATAGTGGCAGCAGGATCTGTAGTTGTAAATGATGTTCCTGAAAATGTTGTAGTTGCTGGAACACCCGCAAAAATAATAAAAAATGTGGATAGTGGAACTAAAGAAAAAACTAAACTACTTGATGATTTAAGAAAATAA
- the dapB gene encoding 4-hydroxy-tetrahydrodipicolinate reductase, which yields MIRMLLNGCNGKMGKVISEMAKASTTISIVAGVDKNSFNLGYTCYDSILECENDIDVILDFSRPDALDSLCKYSKEKNIPIVFCTTGYTQEQLSKISSLSTEIPVFHSANMSIGINVVNNILKSISNMLYKDFDIEIIEKHHNQKVDSPSGTALLLANTIKDSIDDETTFVKGRDGLSKRQPNEIGIHAIRGGSIIGDHEVIFAGKGECIEIKHTAISRDVFAIGALKACEYIYGKEKGLYSMDDVVNMSI from the coding sequence ATGATTAGAATGCTTCTAAATGGCTGCAATGGAAAGATGGGCAAAGTTATTTCTGAAATGGCTAAAGCATCAACAACGATTTCAATTGTTGCAGGTGTTGATAAAAATTCATTTAATTTAGGCTATACATGCTATGATAGCATACTTGAATGCGAAAATGATATAGATGTGATTTTAGATTTTTCAAGGCCAGATGCTTTAGATTCCTTATGTAAGTATTCTAAAGAGAAAAATATCCCTATTGTGTTCTGCACTACTGGTTACACGCAAGAACAGTTATCTAAAATTAGTTCCCTCAGCACCGAAATCCCAGTATTCCACTCTGCAAATATGTCTATAGGTATAAATGTTGTTAATAATATACTTAAAAGCATAAGCAATATGCTTTACAAGGATTTTGACATTGAGATAATTGAAAAGCATCATAATCAAAAAGTCGATTCCCCTAGTGGTACCGCTTTACTCCTTGCAAATACAATTAAAGATTCTATAGATGACGAAACCACCTTTGTCAAAGGACGTGATGGTTTAAGTAAAAGACAACCTAATGAAATAGGGATTCATGCTATCCGTGGTGGAAGTATTATAGGTGATCATGAAGTCATATTTGCAGGAAAAGGAGAATGTATTGAAATTAAGCATACTGCAATATCAAGAGATGTTTTTGCAATAGGTGCACTTAAAGCTTGCGAATATATATACGGAAAAGAAAAAGGTCTATATAGTATGGATGATGTAGTTAATATGTCAATATAA
- the hslO gene encoding Hsp33 family molecular chaperone HslO: MDKLVRATAKEGQVRIVAAITTGLVNEGVSMHLCAPTAAAAFGRMLTAGALMGSMLKSQQDSLTLQIDGGGEARGVVVTAHADVSVKGYIGNPNVDLPANKQGKLDVSAAVGTDGYLRIIRDMGLKEPYIGQVPICTGEIGDDLAYYFTVSEQTPSAVGLGVLVDTDMSIKASGGFIIQMMPGADEFLADIITYRLEEIPSITELIAKGMNIEEILEFIFEDMELKIHEEVKPTYKCDCCRERVERALISIGKKDLEELYNDGKTEELKCHFCNENYEFNHEEIGQLLKEANS, encoded by the coding sequence ATGGATAAATTGGTTAGAGCTACTGCAAAGGAAGGCCAGGTTAGAATAGTCGCAGCAATAACTACGGGTTTAGTAAATGAGGGAGTTTCTATGCATTTGTGTGCACCCACGGCAGCAGCTGCTTTTGGTAGGATGCTAACGGCTGGTGCTCTTATGGGAAGCATGTTAAAGTCGCAGCAAGATAGTTTAACACTTCAAATTGATGGCGGAGGAGAAGCGAGAGGCGTGGTAGTAACTGCACATGCTGATGTAAGTGTAAAAGGGTACATAGGAAACCCTAATGTAGATTTGCCTGCAAACAAACAGGGGAAACTTGATGTAAGTGCTGCCGTTGGTACGGATGGTTATTTAAGGATTATAAGAGATATGGGACTAAAGGAACCGTACATAGGTCAAGTGCCAATCTGTACAGGTGAAATTGGGGATGACTTAGCTTATTACTTTACTGTATCAGAGCAAACGCCGTCTGCTGTGGGACTCGGAGTTTTAGTTGACACGGATATGAGCATTAAAGCTTCAGGAGGTTTTATAATCCAAATGATGCCTGGTGCAGACGAATTTTTAGCTGATATAATAACGTATAGGCTTGAAGAAATTCCATCTATAACTGAATTAATAGCAAAAGGGATGAACATCGAAGAAATTTTGGAATTTATTTTTGAAGATATGGAACTTAAAATACATGAAGAGGTTAAGCCGACGTATAAATGTGATTGCTGCAGGGAAAGGGTTGAGAGGGCCTTAATAAGTATAGGTAAAAAGGATTTAGAAGAATTATATAATGATGGTAAAACCGAAGAACTTAAATGCCATTTTTGTAATGAAAATTATGAATTTAATCATGAAGAAATTGGGCAATTACTTAAAGAAGCTAATTCATAG
- a CDS encoding class I SAM-dependent methyltransferase, producing the protein MNCYKEFACIYDELINSDIDYKTWASKILCICKEHHLDMESYLDLACGTANLTIEIANEFKHTWAVDLSCDMLSQAEKKMRDARVGAKFVCQDICELNLDNTFNLITCGLDSSNYILKKENFKKYLLGAYDLLKQDGLFIFDINSYYKLTNVLGNNIYNYDSDDVVYIWENYLENDIVQMNLTFFVKEGQVFRRFDEQHSERAYKEEYVESVIKEIGFEIIKKMDNYEDKVVSKITERICYVLKK; encoded by the coding sequence ATGAACTGTTACAAAGAGTTTGCTTGTATATATGATGAATTAATCAATTCTGATATTGATTATAAAACATGGGCTTCCAAAATATTATGTATTTGCAAAGAGCATCACTTAGATATGGAGAGTTATTTAGATTTAGCCTGTGGTACAGCAAATCTTACTATAGAAATTGCAAATGAGTTTAAGCATACCTGGGCAGTTGATTTATCTTGTGATATGTTAAGTCAAGCAGAGAAAAAGATGAGGGATGCTCGGGTAGGAGCAAAATTTGTATGCCAAGATATTTGTGAATTGAATTTAGATAATACTTTTAACCTTATAACTTGCGGATTAGATTCTAGCAACTATATATTAAAAAAAGAAAATTTTAAAAAGTATTTATTAGGCGCTTATGATTTATTAAAACAGGATGGGTTATTCATCTTTGATATTAACTCTTATTATAAACTTACCAATGTGCTTGGTAATAATATTTATAATTACGATAGTGATGATGTAGTGTATATTTGGGAAAATTATTTAGAAAATGATATAGTACAAATGAATTTAACTTTTTTTGTAAAAGAAGGACAAGTGTTCAGACGCTTTGATGAGCAACACTCTGAAAGGGCTTATAAAGAAGAATATGTAGAAAGTGTTATAAAAGAAATTGGGTTCGAAATAATTAAAAAGATGGATAACTATGAAGATAAAGTAGTAAGTAAAATCACAGAGCGAATATGTTACGTACTTAAGAAGTAA
- a CDS encoding DUF4364 family protein, producing MFEDALDLAENKLLLLYIFYKIKLPISNIQITQIILENNFINYFTLQQYITELIASNLLKHTDQKGKHRLVISQKGDNVLSLFKGRISESKIQLIDSYLKVHIENIKKALTVSADYTIENNNNYLVNLTASEDNFTLIDIKLSVASNKQARNLCSKWRKNPSELYAKIINLLIDD from the coding sequence ATGTTTGAGGATGCTTTAGACTTAGCTGAAAATAAGCTTCTTTTACTTTATATATTTTATAAAATAAAGCTCCCTATTTCTAATATTCAAATAACGCAAATTATTTTAGAGAATAATTTTATAAATTATTTTACTTTGCAACAATATATTACTGAACTTATTGCATCTAACCTACTTAAGCATACTGATCAGAAAGGTAAGCATAGATTAGTCATTTCGCAAAAAGGTGACAATGTTCTATCTTTATTTAAAGGAAGAATTTCTGAAAGCAAGATACAACTTATTGATAGCTATTTGAAAGTTCATATTGAAAACATCAAAAAAGCACTCACGGTTAGTGCTGATTACACAATAGAAAACAATAATAATTATTTAGTTAACCTAACCGCTTCAGAAGATAATTTTACACTTATAGATATTAAACTTAGTGTTGCGTCGAACAAGCAAGCACGAAATTTATGCAGTAAATGGAGAAAAAACCCTTCTGAACTTTATGCTAAAATAATTAATCTTCTCATAGATGATTAA
- the dapA gene encoding 4-hydroxy-tetrahydrodipicolinate synthase: MSIFKGSGVAIVTPFNERGVDFKKLEELIEWHIKSMTDAIVVCGTTGEASTMTEQERKETIKFVVDLVNKRIPVIAGTGSNNTAAAISMSRWAEKIGVDGLLVITPYYNKTTQKGLVEHFKAIANSVTSPIIIYNVPSRTGLNITPNTLLKLCEVQNIVAIKEASGDISQIAQIKALCGDRIDIYSGNDDQVIPILSLGGIGVISVLSNIIPTVIHNMCELYLKGEHAKALKIQLEYLPLNGSIFIETNPIPVKTAMNLMGMEVGALRLPLCEMDEINLQILKKELKAYNIPLKEEIK; the protein is encoded by the coding sequence ATGAGTATTTTTAAAGGTTCTGGTGTTGCAATAGTCACTCCGTTTAATGAAAGAGGCGTAGATTTTAAAAAACTCGAAGAATTAATAGAATGGCATATCAAAAGCATGACAGATGCTATTGTAGTATGTGGTACTACAGGTGAAGCTTCTACTATGACAGAGCAAGAAAGAAAAGAGACTATAAAATTTGTAGTTGATCTAGTTAATAAGAGAATTCCAGTAATCGCGGGCACAGGAAGTAACAATACTGCCGCTGCAATAAGTATGAGTAGATGGGCAGAAAAAATAGGCGTAGACGGATTACTTGTAATTACGCCTTACTATAACAAGACTACTCAAAAAGGCTTAGTTGAGCATTTCAAAGCAATTGCAAATAGTGTAACTTCACCAATAATAATATACAACGTTCCTTCGAGAACAGGTCTTAATATTACTCCAAACACACTTCTAAAATTATGCGAAGTACAAAACATTGTAGCAATTAAAGAAGCGAGCGGCGATATAAGTCAGATAGCACAGATTAAAGCACTCTGCGGAGATAGAATAGATATCTATTCAGGTAATGACGACCAAGTTATACCTATACTTTCCTTAGGAGGTATCGGAGTTATATCTGTTCTTTCAAATATAATTCCTACAGTGATTCATAACATGTGTGAATTATATTTAAAAGGCGAGCATGCAAAAGCTCTAAAAATACAATTGGAGTATCTTCCTCTTAATGGCTCTATATTCATAGAAACTAATCCTATCCCTGTAAAAACAGCTATGAATCTTATGGGAATGGAAGTCGGGGCTTTAAGACTACCACTATGTGAAATGGATGAAATAAATTTACAGATTCTAAAAAAAGAATTAAAAGCATATAATATCCCTTTAAAGGAGGAAATCAAATGA